In Sorghum bicolor cultivar BTx623 chromosome 10, Sorghum_bicolor_NCBIv3, whole genome shotgun sequence, one genomic interval encodes:
- the LOC110430751 gene encoding protein HEAT-STRESS-ASSOCIATED 32, translating to MRGWREEVEVVALSLRGYGYGNEEDDRPEKPRRYGVTEMRSPFYSFRPANQALQEILDSLGPFVDGLKFSGGCHSLMGKDLVREITDLAHKHDIYVSTGDWAEHLLRQGPSSFKQYVEECKALGFDTIELNPGSLNLPEEALLRLVRLIKSSGLRAKPMFSVKFDSSDIPASGDRAFGAYIAPVKEKTSERVEDVDLLIRRAERCLEAGADMIMIDADDVCQHAESLRTDIIAKIVGRLGLDKTMFEASNPKTSEWFVRRYGPRVNLFVDHSDVMNLERLRGFNMLRSNLGSHVASPFFLM from the exons ATGAGGGGGTGGCgagaggaggtggaggtggtggcTCTGTCGCTGCGGGGCTACGGCTACGGCAACGAGGAGGATGACCGGCCGGAGAAGCCGCGGCGTTACGGGGTGACGGAGATGCGGAGCCCCTTCTACTCCTTCCGCCCCGCAAACCAGGCGCTCCAG GAAATATTGGATTCTCTTGGTCCATTTGTTGATGGTTTGAAGTTTTCTGGAGGATGCCATAGTTTGATGGGAAAGGATTTGGTTAGAGAGATCACTGATCTAGCACACAAGCATGACATTTATGTGAGCACAGGTGATTGGGCAGAGCATTTGCTGCGTCAAGGACCCTCTTCTTTCAAGCAATATGTAGAG GAATGCAAGGCCTTAGGGTTTGACACAATTGAGCTGAATCCTGGATCTCTCAACCTCCCTGAAGAAGCTCTGTTGAGACTAGTGCGCCTCATCAAGAGTAGTGGTTTGAGGGCAAAGCCAATGTTTTCAGTGAAGTTTGACAGTTCTGATATTCCTGCATCTGGTGATAGGGCCTTTGGGGCGTACATAGCTCCGGTCAAGGAGAAGACCTCAG AAAGAGTTGAAGATGTTGACCTGCTGATTAGGAGGGCAGAGAGATGCTTGGAAGCAGGCGCAGATATGATCATGATCGACGCCGATGATGTTTGCCAGCATGCTGAATCTCTGAGGACAGACATCATTGCCAAGATTGTAGGCCGGCTCGGACTTGATAAGACCATGTTTGAAGCTTCCAATCCCAAAACCTCAGAGTGGTTTGTCAGACGATATGGCCCAAGG GTAAATCTCTTCGTTGACCACTCCGATGTGATGAATCTGGAGCGCCTCCGGGGCTTCAACATGCTCAGAAGCAACTTGGGCTCCCATGTTGCCTCGCCGTTCTTCCTGATGTAA
- the LOC8083302 gene encoding uncharacterized protein LOC8083302 — MAILWWTALKRSLSCKSQGSCDVIKRDDPDSRGGSAREFNHKKPSFLLQPSSLSMPRSGCSRSISNLRDVIHSARFQAPPAPAARAKCDSPMSVESGDVLSAVTTHDVLLATGSRRDVLVGAGAVASPGLAAWDIGAVPPFAHSPLLTRCATGARLSQRKSPLRLGTGVYGDAGSPLPAWASCVEVAVRCNRCDGLFPNDSALESHHLVYHAVSEVVDGETASKVVELIYSAGWPNPEAALDRVERVVKVHSLERRVDRFKEYMEEVKGRAAKLPNNNKHPRCVADGNELLQFHGTTVSCSLGAGGSHSVCTSSLCNVCRIIRHGFSRNGGVGVFTTSTSKHALDCLQETGAAGGGTGEDGPADGGVKHALFVCRVIAGRIHRPLEKLRQDAAVQPGFDSVAGQVGGDSSIEELYLLNPSALLPCFVVICKA, encoded by the exons ATGGCCATTCTGTGGTGGACGGCGCTCAAGAGGTCCCTGAGCTGCAAGTCCCAGGGCTCCTGCGACGTGATCAAGCGCGACGACCCCGACTCGCGCGGCGGCAGCGCCAGGGAATTCAACCACAAGAAGCCGTCGTTCCTGCTGCAGCCGTCGTCGTTGTCGATGCCGAGGTCCGGGTGCTCGCGCTCCATCTCCAACCTGCGGGACGTGATCCACAGCGCCAGGTTCCAGGCGCCACCGGCACCGGCCGCTCGCGCCAAGTGCGACAGCCCGATGTCGGTGGAGAGCGGCGACGTCCTCAGCGCGGTGACGACGCACGACGTGCTGCTCGCCACCGGGTCCCGGCGCGACGTCCTtgtcggcgccggcgccgtcgcCTCCCCGGGCCTCGCCGCCTGGGACATCGGCGCGGTGCCGCCGTTCGCGCACAGCCCGCTCCTGACGCGGTGCGCCACCGGCGCCCGTCTCTCCCAGAGGAAGTCACCGCTCCGCCTCGGAACAGGCGTCTACGGCGACGCCGGGTCGCCCCTTCCCGCCTGGGCCTCCTGCGTCGAGGTCGCCGTCCGGTGCAACCGCTGCGACGGCCTCTTCCCCAACGACAGCGCCCTGGAATCGCATCACCTCGTCTACCACGCCG TCTCCGAGGTGGTCGACGGCGAGACGGCGAGCAAGGTGGTGGAGCTCATATACAGTGCCGGGTGGCCGAATCCCGAGGCGGCGCTGGACCGCGTCGAGCGAGTCGTCAAGGTCCACAGCTTGGAGAGGCGGGTGGACCGGTTCAAGGAGTACATGGAGGAGGTGAAGGGCAGGGCGGCGAAGCTGCCCAACAACAACAAGCACCCCCGCTGCGTCGCCGACGGCAACGAGCTGCTCCAGTTCCATGGCACCACCGTGTCCTGCTCCCTCGGCGCCGGCGGCTCGCACAGCGTCTGCACGTCCAGCCTCTGCAACGTCTGCCGCATCATCCGCCACGGCTTCTCCAGGAACGGCGGCGTCGGCGTGTTCACCACCTCCACGAGCAAGCACGCGCTGGATTGCCTGCAGGAGACCGGCGCCGCCGGCGGTGGCACTGGCGAGGATGGGCCGGCCGACGGCGGCGTGAAGCACGCGTTGTTCGTGTGCAGGGTGATCGCGGGGAGGATCCACCGCCCGCTGGAGAAGCTGAGGCAGGACGCCGCCGTGCAGCCGGGGTTCGACTCGGTTGCCGGCCAGGTCGGCGGCGATTCGAGCATCGAGGAGCTGTACCTGCTCAACCCGAGCGCTCTTCTCCCGTGCTTCGTGGTCATATGTAAAGCTTAG
- the LOC110431240 gene encoding putative anthocyanidin reductase has protein sequence MIGLLYNDNSHKGFAIYRRPESASDPIHFLPYTCSRHQLASSAIMGSVGGGSPEEEQQTAGIGGDDPPPPAVCVTGSTGYVGSWLVRTLLRRGYRVHATARDTGKAWQVLGAVEEGRERDRCRRRLLRVFRADMGEEGSFDAAVTGCVALFHVAASMELHVSSPAAHHDSLVEEHVRSRVLEPATRGTINVLRSCVRAGTVRRVVFTSSVSTLTAADAEGRRKAVLDESCLRSLDDVWRTKPVGWIYILSKRLTEEAAFRFARENGVHLVSLVLPTVAGPFLTPSVPTSIQLLLSPITGDPKLYAVLASVHARFGCVPLAHVQDACDAHVLLMEAPRAEGRYLCAAGGYSAAHLARLLASRYPPFRPGDRLSRDFDDDASCSPPVVSSRRLLDLGFRFRYGVEDVVKDSVAQCLAHGFLEQPEGQSTFRLSAV, from the exons ATGATAGGACTTCTCTACAACGACAACTCGCACAAAGGTTTCGCCATTTATAGACGACCAGAGAGCGCCTCCGATCCGATCCACTTCCTACCATATACTTGCTCCAGGCATCAGCTAGCCAGTAGTGCCATTATGGgcagcgtcggcggcggctcgccggaggaggagcagcagacCGCGGGTATTGGCGGTGACGACCCTCCGCCGCCGGCGGTCTGCGTCACGGGGTCCACGGGCTACGTCGGCTCCTGGCTCGTCCGCACCCTGCTGCGCCGAGGCTACCGCGTCCACGCCACCGCCAGGGAcacag GCAAGGCCTGGCAGGTGCTCGGCGCCGTGGAAGAAGGGAGGGAGAGGGACAGGTGCCGCCGGCGCCTCCTCCGTGTGTTCCGGGCGGACATGGGCGAGGAAGGGAGCTTCGACGCCGCCGTCACGGGATGCGTGGCGCTCTTCCACGTCGCGGCCTCCATGGAGCTCCACGTATCATCACCCGCCGCCCATCACGACAGCCTTGTTG AGGAGCACGTGAGGTCACGTGTGCTGGAGCCGGCGACGAGGGGAACCATCAACGTGCTCCGTTCCTGCGTCCGCGCGGGGACCGTGCGCCGGGTCGTCTTCACGTCCTCCGTCAGCACGTTGACGGCGGCGGACGCCGAGGGGCGGCGGAAGGCCGTCCTCGACGAGTCCTGCCTCAGATCCCTCGACGACGTCTGGCGCACCAAGCCCGTCGGCTGG ATCTACATCCTGTCCAAGCGGCTGACCGAGGAGGCGGCGTTCAGGTTCGCGCGCGAGAACGGCGTCCACCTCGTCTCCCTCGTCCTGCCCACCGTCGCCGGGCCGTTCCTGACGCCAAGCGTCCCCACGAGCATCCAGCTCCTGCTGTCACCCATCACAG GTGACCCGAAGCTCTACGCGGTGCTGGCCTCGGTGCACGCCCGGTTCGGGTGCGTGCCGCTGGCGCACGTCCAGGACGCGTGCGACGCGCACGTCTTGCTCATGGAGGCGCCGCGCGCCGAGGGGCGGTACCTGTGCGCCGCCGGCGGGTACTCGGCGGCGCACCTCGCGCGGCTCCTCGCCTCGCGCTACCCTCCGTTCAGGCCTGGCGACAG GCTGAGCAGAGACTTCGACGACGACGCCTCGTGCTCGCCGCCGGTGGtttcgtcgaggaggctgctgGATCTTGGGTTCAGGTTCCGGTACGGCGTCGAGGACGTGGTGAAGGATAGTGTCGCGCAGTGCCTTGCCCATGGATTCCTGGAGCAGCCTGAAGGACAGAGCACCTTCAGGCTTTCAGCAGTGTAG
- the LOC8061628 gene encoding ervatamin-B, whose amino-acid sequence MVRAAEVATTMAATLVVVGMALSIAPVASAIDYTERDLASEESLWALYERWCAHYNMARDHGEKTRRFDLFKENARRIYEHNHQGNATYTLGLNRFSDMTDEEFNRSPYGGCLTAPRMSDDEIEELHHHHHQQEDDGSFNLTHGSGGGKLGAPPAVDWRGRAVTRVKDQGPTCGSCWAFSAIAAVEGINAIRTRNLVPLSEQQLVDCDKLNHGCNGGLMTTAFSFVVRNRGVVPEGAYPYMGREGRCKHVMAPPVTIYGYQRVPRFDANALMNAVAAQPVSVAIEASSFEFRHYQGGVFNGNCGGRLGHAATAVGYGADAGGPFWIVKNSWGPGWGEGGYVRISRNTPVRQGVCGILTENSYPVKR is encoded by the coding sequence ATGGTGAGAGCTGCTGAGGTCGCAACGACCATGGCGGCGACGCTAGTCGTCGTGGGCATGGCGCTGTCCATTGCGCCGGTGGCAAGCGCCATCGACTACACCGAGCGGGACCTGGCGTCGGAGGAGTCGTTGTGGGCCCTATACGAGCGCTGGTGCGCGCATTACAACATGGCGCGCGACCACGGCGAGAAGACCCGGCGGTTCGACCTGTTCAAGGAGAACGCGCGCCGCATCTACGAGCACAACCACCAAGGCAACGCGACGTACACGCTGGGCCTCAACCGCTTCAGCGACATGACCGACGAGGAGTTCAACCGCTCCCCATACGGAGGTTGCTTGACTGCTCCCCGCATGTCCGACGACGAGATCGAGgagctccaccaccaccaccaccagcaggaGGACGACGGGTCGTTCAACCTCACgcacggcagcggcggcggcaagcTCGGCGCCCCGCCGGCAGTGGACTGGCGTGGGAGGGCGGTGACGCGCGTGAAGGACCAGGGGCCGACGTGCGGGAGCTGCTGGGCGTTCTCGGCGATCGCGGCGGTGGAGGGCATCAACGCCATCCGGACAAGGAACCTGGTGCCGCTGTCGGAGCAGCAGCTGGTGGACTGCGACAAGTTGAACCACGGCTGCAACGGCGGCTTGATGACCACGGCCTTCAGCTTCGTCGTGAGAAACCGCGGCGTCGTGCCGGAGGGCGCGTACCCGTACATGGGCAGGGAGGGGCGGTGCAAGCACGTCATGGCCCCGCCGGTGACCATCTACGGGTACCAGCGAGTGCCGCGGTTCGACGCGAACGCGCTGATGAACGCGGTCGCGGCGCAGCCTGTGTCCGTGGCGATCGAGGCCAGCTCCTTCGAGTTCCGACACTACCAAGGGGGCGTCTTCAACGGGAACTGCGGGGGCAGGCTGGGTCACGCGGCGACGGCGGTGGGGTACGGCGCCGACGCCGGCGGCCCGTTCTGGATCGTCAAGAATTCGTGGGGTCCTGGGTGGGGCGAGGGTGGGTACGTGCGCATCAGCCGCAACACGCCCGTCAGGCAGGGGGTCTGCGGCATCCTCACAGAAAATTCATACCCTGTGAAGCGTTAG
- the LOC110431192 gene encoding uncharacterized protein LOC110431192 encodes MIDYDESTQKCKWESSDDVFKFKDDYKARVAVRKTRGYPANYVTDFVKDHKKKMLAFAQELRVRNPASIAWKKWSEEREKEIEEYRARKAEEDARKAAEEAERAEMQCLNDTIASLCAKIGCTGNWQADVGRAKYAENMILGRDAAVGGTASRPIVVEEEDEAEEDDDTGRIGDLIRLAEELGYPQDEHDYEMGRIGDLLRLAEEGEASGPMPVGALEEDEAAYHNQKTSVYDSWWPTDMTEEEGQLYSQAAEEAEAAYYERQASEAKAAEASMGKEVVVDDWESEDELLTQWCTQFD; translated from the exons ATGATCGACTATGATGAG AGCACTCAGAAATGCAAATGGGAATCATCTGATGATGTGTTTAAGTTCAAAGATGACTATAAGGCAAGAGTAGCAGTTCGCAAGACGAGAGGTTATCCTGCAAACTACGTcactgattttgtgaaggaccaTAAGAAGAAAATGCTTGCATTCGCCCAGGAGTTGCGTGTTCGTAACCCTGCGAGTATTGCATGGAAGAAGTGGTCCGAGGAGAGGGAAAAGGAGATAGAGGAGTACCGTGCAAGGAAGGCTGAAGAGGATGCAAGGAAGGCTGCGGAGGAGGCTGAGAGAGCTGAGATGCAATGCTTGAACGATACTATTGCCTCATTATGTGCTA AGATTGGATGCACCGGAAACTGGCAAGCAGATGTGGGCCGTGCTAAGTACGCGGAGAATATGATATTAGGGCGGGACGCTGCAGTTGGTGGCACCGCTAGCCGTCCGATTGTGGTcgaagaggaggacgaggcggagGAAGACGACGACACCGGAAGGATAGGCGACCTCATTCGTCTTGCCGAGGAATTGGGGTACCCTCAGGACGAGCATGACTATGAAATGGGAAGGATAGGCGACCTACTTCGTCTTGCAGAGGAGGGTGAGGCGTCAGGACCGATGCCTGTCGGTGCcttagaggaggatgaggctgCATACCACAACCAGAAGACATCGGTCTATGACTCATGGTGGCCAACAGACATGACCGAGGAAGAGGGACAGTTATACTCTCAGGCGGCAGAAGAGGCGGAGGCAGCTTACTACGAGAGACAGGCTAGTGAGGCCAAGGCAGCGGAGGCGAGCATGGGTAAGGAGGTTGTAGTGGACGATTGGGAGTCCGAGGACGAGTTGCTTACGCAGTGGTGCACGCAGTTTGATTGA
- the LOC110431193 gene encoding uncharacterized protein LOC110431193, giving the protein MAGGGLAKKWPQPPSQQLSNYSEEASRQQFRTRDDKSNPLRSFVKKIKKGCKKLAAKLSCADTTYEPPLHPMLSRSQTASMSTRATSARAASSSVRTPQYTGKGPADVDDEDEALQYSTTSGDDDELQWEFTGHEEMGTSQLGGAPIGTQGVEYTPEEYTQGVEYTQEEYRHVEHQGTSSTQEMDRVHRRQRERQRRDRTDVGWTSNVVPTNPRRRRKPRNRYTPGDD; this is encoded by the exons ATGGCTGGGGGCGGGTTAGCCAAAAAATGGCCACAACCCCCT TCACAACAGTTGTCTAACTACTCCGAGGAAGCTAGTAGGCAACAGTTCCGGACTAGAGACGACAAGAGCAACCCTCTTCGCAGCTTTGTCAAG AAAATCAAAAAGGGCTGCAAGAAGTTAGCGGCTAAGCTGAGCTGTGCAGACACGACATATGAGCCTCCGTTGCACCCCATGTTGTCTAGGAGCCAGACGGCCTCGATGTCCACCAGAGCTACTTCGGCTAGGGCCGCTTCCTCCTCTGTACGTACTCCGCAGTACACAGGGAAGGGTCCAGCGGACGTGGACGATGAGGACGAGGCCCTTCAGTACTCCACGACTagtggcgacgacgacgagttaCAGTGGGAGTTCACCGGTCACGAGGAGATGGGTACCTCACAGCTAGGCGGTGCTCCTATTGGTACACAGGGCGTGGAGTACACACCGGAGGAGTACACACAGGGGGTGGAGTACACACAGGAGGAGTACAGACACGTCGAGCACCAG GGTACTTCGTCCACACAGGAGATGGACCGTGTCCATAGGCGGCAGCGAGAGAGGCAGCGGCGAGACCGCACGGACGTGGGGTGGACAAGCAACGTGGTGCCTACCAATCCTAGGAGGCGACGGAAGCCGCGAAACCGCTACACCCCTGGCGATGATTAG
- the LOC110431194 gene encoding uncharacterized protein LOC110431194: protein MGPDASEMLGLQKFASQQLSNYSEEASRQQFRTRDDKSNPLRSFVKKIKKGCKKLAAKLSCADTTYEPPLHPMLSRSQTASMSTRATSARAASSSVRTPQYTGKGPADVDDEDEALQYSTTSGDDDELQWEFTGHEEMGTSQLGGAPIGTQGVEYTPEEYTQGVEYTQEEYRHVEHQGTSSTQEMDRVHRRQRERQRRDRTDVGWTSNVVPTNPRRRRKPRNRYTPGDD from the exons TCACAACAGTTGTCTAACTACTCCGAGGAAGCTAGTAGGCAACAGTTCCGGACTAGAGACGACAAGAGCAACCCTCTTCGCAGCTTTGTCAAG AAAATCAAAAAGGGCTGCAAGAAGTTAGCGGCTAAGCTGAGCTGTGCAGACACGACATATGAGCCTCCGTTGCACCCCATGTTGTCTAGGAGCCAGACGGCCTCGATGTCCACCAGAGCTACTTCGGCTAGGGCCGCTTCCTCCTCTGTACGTACTCCGCAGTACACAGGGAAGGGTCCAGCGGACGTGGACGATGAGGACGAGGCCCTTCAGTACTCCACGACTagtggcgacgacgacgagttaCAGTGGGAGTTCACCGGTCACGAGGAGATGGGTACCTCACAGCTAGGCGGTGCTCCTATTGGTACACAGGGCGTGGAGTACACACCGGAGGAGTACACACAGGGGGTGGAGTACACACAGGAGGAGTACAGACACGTCGAGCACCAG GGTACTTCGTCCACACAGGAGATGGACCGTGTCCATAGGCGGCAGCGAGAGAGGCAGCGGCGAGACCGCACGGACGTGGGGTGGACAAGCAACGTGGTGCCTACCAATCCTAGGAGGCGACGGAAGCCGCGAAACCGCTACACCCCTGGCGATGATTAG